In the genome of Nycticebus coucang isolate mNycCou1 chromosome 12, mNycCou1.pri, whole genome shotgun sequence, the window GGCACCTGCATATAAAATGATATGATAAAAACTTGGATCATCAATCTTTCAAAGAACTGTTTAGTGGGGAAAACGACAATGCCAATTATGTAAACTTGAAGATGTATGCACACAAACAGGATGCATACTGAATGAGTACACCCAAATCCAAAGACCAAATCaaaaattcaaatgtttatcTAATGGGTGAGGAAATGGAGATGAAGGAGGATGGAGATACGGAATGAATGTGACAGGAAGGACCTTGCACAGACCATGCGATGTGCCAAGGACAAAAGTAAAGGATGTATAGAATCCTTTACAGTGCAGACCAGGATGGGAGTCGGGGCAGGGAAACGCACCGAGCACTCCTCCTCCGAGGTCTGAACGCAGCCCGACCTGTCGTTCCGCACGCAGCAGGCCGAATGCTTTTCCCGCTCGCGGGCTGCATGGATGAAGCTGTGCACCTGCGGGTCCTGGCGCATGCAAGGTGAAAACTTGGCGCCCAGATGAATGAGGGCCTCCTGTGAGCGAAGGGGGATGTGCGGTTTCAGCCCCAGGCCATTTGCACACCTGACACTTCCAGGCAGAGCCCAGCCAGGCTCCGCCCCCTAGCCACGCCCTCACCGAGCTGGGCCCGATCCAGAAGTTCTCCTGCTGCACATACTTCACGTTCTCATAGACCCCGCGGTTCCGCAGCACCTGGGAAGTTGGGAGCAGGATCAGACAGACCAACTTGGGCTGTCTTCTCCCAGGGTGGGAAGGGTTCCAGAGCCCAAACCGCAGTTATCTCGGACCCGGGGAGGGCACAGGGGCTCACCGAGTCCACCGTCTCATGCTGCGAGAAGCCCACAGGTGCGATGCCGTAGATGCACACGGCTAGAATGGTGACCAGCGAGTGCACGAAGGTGAGCCAGTAGGTGAAGAAGGGCCTGCGAGGCGGAGCGTCAGTGGGGGCTGCATGCCAACCCACAGCCCCCACCCTCATCTAGAAGTCTCCCTCCTAACCCAAAGGACCGCAGGCCCAGGGCTGCACTCCCAAGACACACCTACCTGTGGTCATCCATGTCCTCGATCTGGCGCTTGACATAGCTGTCTATGCGCTTGCGGTAGGTGCGGTTGGTGAGCcgccccaccatgcccagcccatacGGCCGCTTCTCTCTGGCGAAAAGTTTGCGCACCGGCACCGCGATGCGCTGGCCCCGGCGGGGCCCCGCGGTGCTGACTACCTCCTGCCGAAGCCGCACCTTGGGCTGTGAGGCTGCTGCACTGCCTTCCTTCTGCTTCCGCCAGCCACGCTCCAGGGGCCTGGAGGGAGCCAGCGCATGGACCTCCGTCCCAGACCCCCAACCTGCTGCCGTCCCTTCCTCCCCCGCACCTAGGAACTGGGGCACCTGACGGTCACTGTGCATCCCAGGACTATCAGGGAAGATGCCTGCTGGGTCAAGCCTCCTCACCAGGAAAAGAAcagccctgccccctcccagGCCATAGCAAGGAGGAAGGAACCAGGACCCACTAGAGTCCTGGTTCTCCACTTTGGCAAGTATTTACTAAGTCACCTGCTGCTCCCCACTGGATTCTGTCTCTGGGATTATCATCCAATGCCACAGGTAGGCAGTTATGTGGGGGTCGTGCCCAGCCCCGGGCTTCATGCCTATGGTGGATTCCCAGCCCATGAAGTGTCCCTTTCTGTCACTCCAAGACTGTGAATGTCCAGCCTTGCCCAGCTGCTCCTGAGGGGCCACAGGCTCTCCTGCTGGACCCTCATGTGCCTCCCACACTCACAGCATCAGGTGGCTGCGCTCAAGCTCACTGCGGTCTAGGGCCCCACCAGTGAGGTCTGCCTGCTCCGGGGCTTTCTCCCAGTCCTTGAGAGCTGCCTCTGAGGGGGACTCGAACACTTCATCTGGGTATGTGGACAGCTCCTCGTGGAGGATACCTTCCTGAGCAAACATGTGAGGTCAGGGTGGACGCAGAAATGAAGAGGACAGGGGTGATGGCCTGGTCACTTCTTACCCGGGCAAAGAAGGATGTATCCAGCTCATCTGGGAAATCAGCTGTGTCCTCCTCCAGAAAGCTGGCCGGAGTAAAGCTTCGGCGCTGGGCCCGGCGCAAGGTGCCATCTCTTACTGAGCGGCCCTGGGGGCAAAAACTTGAGAGAGGGCCCAGgagccagccccacccccaccctgggccCTGCACCCACCTTCACCAATGCTGCTGCTGCCCGGAAGCTCATCTTGGCCACCGACTCACGCTTGCGCCGCCGCGGGAGCCGGTTGAAACCTGAACGGGAGCTGGAGAAGGAGCAGAGGGAGGCAGCACCTGGCGTGATGGGCGTGTGCGGGGCACTCAGGCCATCCACAGCATCATCTGCCACCCGGAAGGCCCGGCCACGGGCTAGGGGGTCTATGATCTGGTGGAGGGGAGGGTATGCTGGGGTCAGGGCTGGGTCAGCAACATGGGGGCTCCTCACATACCCAGGCCTACACAAGCCTTGTGCACAGTCACGGGTGTTTCTTCTCTGACTCCTTGTGGGTACCCTTCCCACCCTTCAGCCCCTACAGGTCTTTCTCCCTGGTAGTAAGGTCTGTGGACTGCTGCTCAGACTGGGATGCTCCCCCATCCAGAGGCTGAGCCCTGGGAACTATCCTAGGACCCAGTCCCCACCACAAAATCCTCCTCCCCAGAGAGTATCTCAAGTGCCTTCCAGGGACTGTCTGACCACTCCTCCTGCCTGAGGAACCGCCTCTGCTCAGGCAGGCTATGTCCCCAGCCCTAGCCCAGGGGAAAAGAATGAGGGGCCTGAAGGGACAGCAGCCAGCATCATACCTTCTGCATGCCCAACTGGCATGGCCCCACGTACAGTGGGGGTGGTGTCTCAGTGCTGGTCAGTGACACATTGTCCTGGCTAGGCAGGTCCAATTCCCGGATGACTTGCGGCTTCAGCTTCCCATAGCGCTGGCTGCAGTGACGGATGCTCTTGCGCTGCCATTTCTGGGTACTGTCACTGTCCTTGCTCACTCCAAACCAGTCAGCTGTCCCCCTGGCATAGGAAGGACTCAGCAAGGGGCAGGCAGACCTCCCTGCTCCTACACAGGGGGTTTCAAAGGCCCTCCTCCAGGCAGCATGCCCTGCCCCAGGCCTCCTGTCACTCTAGTAGTCATGGTCTAACTAAGAGGATGAGTATGCACTGTCCCTGACCTCCCGCTAAATAGTTAGCCAACTCCAAATCCCCACTAGGCTGCAGCTAGCAGGACTTGCCCAGCTAAGCACTTCacacaggccctcaccagatcGATCCCTGAACTGAAGAGGATACTGTATCTACACAGGCAGCTGAGAGCTCAGCCCAAGGAAGCTCAGCCCAGGCAGCAACCCAACCCAGTACACCACAGGATTCAGACAGCAGGTGCTTCCCCACAGCCCTTGGACATGCAAACAAAACACTGGCAGCACCCACTGTTAAGCACCCCAAGGAATGTCAACCACACTGGCAGCTCCCGAGGCCACATGCCATGCATACGCCAGAAAACACCAACACACTCATGACCTGTATGAGGCACCTGAGCAGGGACCAAGAGAGAGACTGGCGCTGAGGGAGGGCCCTGCAGGCCTGGGGACCCAAGAGGGGCAGAGTGTGGACACACCCAAAGCGTACTTGTCGGCTGCTGAGAGGCCAGAGCATTGGGGAGGTGGAAGAAATGGAGGGTGAGTGCTGGGATGGGGATAGAGGGAGAGCAGTCAGTCCCTAGAAcagcaggaagacaggaggcaTAGGGACTAAGACTGAGGAAAACATTGGACAGGAGGGCCCCTGCCCCAGTCCCAGCCCAGTATATCTGCCTCTATCCCCaccaccccagcccccaccttgTGGCATGGCTGGGGTACTGCAGTACCTGCGAATGGTCTGTGTGATGGATGTCTGGCGCTGCAGCACTGGCCTCCGGGGCTCAGGGTGGGGCGAAGGGACATGGACTGCCTCAGCTGGCATGCTCACACTCCGCAGGAAAGCCTGGCGCCTCAGGGGCTGAGCCATAGGGTCACGGTGAGGGCACTGGGAGAGAGTGTGCACCCACAGTCCCTGCTGGTCAGGGCCTACCTGCAGAAAGCCGGGCTCCTCTGCTGCTGGGGGTGCCGCAGCCGGGATGTCTAGCTTCAGCCAGGGGGGCTTCTTGCGCTGCAGGCTGCTCGTGCTGTCTCTGCGGGCCTCACTCATGGTTCCAGGGAGAGTGAGGCAGGCCTGGTGTGGGGGAGAGGGGGAATTTCAACAACGACAACACTGACAGAACTCTGAAGACCATCAGGCCCAGACACTGACACGCTTGCCCCCAGAGACAGTGCCAGGTGCACGCGAGATCCTCAGACAATGTACATCCTCCACAGACTACTCTTTGAGTACCTACTGTGACCAAGGTACTTTTCCAGGTGCTTGGGACAAACTGGTGAAGAAAGAAGACAAAACCCTTACCACCCCCTAGGAGCATACAATCTAGAGAATAAACtgacaaataagtaaatatactCCAGTAAAAGATGCTAAGTGTGATAGGGAAAAGAGCAGATTACAGTCCTCAGTTCTGGTTCCTTGGTAGGAGGCAGTGAGGCCTCCCTGGGAGGTGACATGAACAGAGGCTTGAGGGAGGAGAGTGAGTACAGCTGGGGCTACAGAGGGCCTCACACATGAGCAGCCAGTTCCAGGTCCTGGTGAGATTGGGGCTTACCCCTATCTGTACCCCTACCGAACCCTCTCAACCATGACTTCCACCAAAGGACACAGAGGTCCCTGATGACACCAGGCTCCTGCACGCAAATGACTGTCCAGGAATGGCACAGACACCACAATGACCACCAGGTGGTGCATGTGCCCAGAAACAGCCATAAGGGGCTCTGCAGGGGGTGAGGATGGGGGTGTAATGAGAAGCAGTGCACCCCAAACCTACCACTTGGGCACACAAAGGAGTCCAGAGCAGAGAGGCCAGCATTTGATTTGGGCCACTACTGCCTGGCCATATGACTATGAGACAGTTCTGGCCTCCTTGGGACTCTCCCCCCTTGCACCTTGGTGATAGATCTGCACCTCTCCCCTCATCAAATGGGACAACAGGATCTGGAAAGTGATGGAGGTCCAAGATTGGAAGCACAACAGGGACACAGAGAGTGGGGGGATCGCTGGTGCTTCCTGAAGCAATTTtgggcaaaaaaaaacaaaattcctcaGCCTCTTCAAAGAGCTCAGATCCTGATAGACTCTGAGCTATAGAGTCATAACGCTCCCACTAATGCCCCCAGAAATGGCTTCCACTTGTGAGTCTCCCTCCCAACTGCCTGAAGGGGCTATAAAGTAAACCCCACCCACACCATACaagaagggaaactgaggcctaaaaAAAAGGTTTGCCCTGCTTAAGGTCACATATTCAGGGCAGCATACTAAGAACAGGCCCAAGACACTGCTCATAGCTGTTAATGGTCTTATACTACCCAGGGACCTCCACTGACCAGAGACAGTTCCAGGTGCTGCTCACAGCTCCTCCTGGTCCTACGTGGGCCAGAAATAGGCCAAGTGGGAGGGTATCCTTCCAAATGCCTTCTCCAGACTACCCTCATATTCCAGCCCCTTCTCTAAGCTGACCATACATTTCAGGTCCCGGGGAGGAGCTGGAGGCAAAGCTCAGGGAAGCCCCCAGGCATGGGGTCCTTCCAACCACATGGCCCCACAAGTCTGCGCTCCTCTCACTGCCCTCAGCTAGCATGATCTCAGGGCCTGCATCTGTCCCCACTCACGGGGAGGGCCTCTGCCCCTAGATATTTTGATCTCTAGGCTGTGTGGGCCCCAGGGGCCTTGTGGGCAAGGGGCCAGGCACCAGGCAAGAGGGAGATCCCTCAACATTTCAATAGGGGAAGCCATGCTGCCTTTCATCCATCCCAAGTAGCCACTCTGGCTCTGCTACCCAATAGTCACATGCCTTAGCTAGTTTCAGTGTTCTTGCCTAGAAAATGGGTCATTATGGGGTCCACAGAGGCGCAGGGCCACCACTGGGGTCACCACACCAAGTGCCAGAGGCTATTCCATGGGAGCCtccccactgtgcccagccgcTCTAGTGATATCCAGCTGGGGCCTTCACTCAGGAGTGCAAACAACCTCTACCACCCAATCAGCTCATACTGTCCATAACCCCCATGGCACCTGCACTCCTCCCAAGGCCTGTCCTCATACCTGGCTCCCTCCCATCCCAAGCCCCTCAA includes:
- the RHBDF1 gene encoding inactive rhomboid protein 1 isoform X4, encoding MSEARRDSTSSLQRKKPPWLKLDIPAAAPPAAEEPGFLQPLRRQAFLRSVSMPAEAVHVPSPHPEPRRPVLQRQTSITQTIRSSRQVRFGCVHTLPLLGPQACRALPQRQSLSWSLLRGTADWFGVSKDSDSTQKWQRKSIRHCSQRYGKLKPQVIRELDLPSQDNVSLTSTETPPPLYVGPCQLGMQKIIDPLARGRAFRVADDAVDGLSAPHTPITPGAASLCSFSSSRSGFNRLPRRRKRESVAKMSFRAAAALVKGRSVRDGTLRRAQRRSFTPASFLEEDTADFPDELDTSFFAREGILHEELSTYPDEVFESPSEAALKDWEKAPEQADLTGGALDRSELERSHLMLPLERGWRKQKEGSAAASQPKVRLRQEVVSTAGPRRGQRIAVPVRKLFAREKRPYGLGMVGRLTNRTYRKRIDSYVKRQIEDMDDHRPFFTYWLTFVHSLVTILAVCIYGIAPVGFSQHETVDSVLRNRGVYENVKYVQQENFWIGPSSEALIHLGAKFSPCMRQDPQVHSFIHAAREREKHSACCVRNDRSGCVQTSEEECSSTLAVWVKWPIHPSAPDFAGQKRQFGSVCHQDPRVCDEPSSEDPHEWPEDITKWPICTKNSAGNHTNHPHMDCVITGRPCCIGTKGRCEITSREYCDFMRGYFHEEATLCSQVHCMDDVCGLLPFLNPEVPDQFYRLWLSLFLHAGILHCLVSVCFQMTVLRDLEKLAGWHRIAIIYLLSGVTGNLASAIFLPYRAEVGPAGSQFGILACLFVELFQSWQILARPWRAFFKLLAVVLFLFTFGLLPWIDNFAHISGFISGLFLSFAFLPYISFGKFDLYRKRCQIIIFQVVFLGLLAGLVVLFYFYPVRCEWCEFLTCIPFTDKFCEKYELDAQLH
- the RHBDF1 gene encoding inactive rhomboid protein 1 isoform X5, with the protein product MLWPLSSRQVRFGCVHTLPLLGPQACRALPQRQSLSWSLLRGTADWFGVSKDSDSTQKWQRKSIRHCSQRYGKLKPQVIRELDLPSQDNVSLTSTETPPPLYVGPCQLGMQKIIDPLARGRAFRVADDAVDGLSAPHTPITPGAASLCSFSSSRSGFNRLPRRRKRESVAKMSFRAAAALVKGRSVRDGTLRRAQRRSFTPASFLEEDTADFPDELDTSFFAREGILHEELSTYPDEVFESPSEAALKDWEKAPEQADLTGGALDRSELERSHLMLPLERGWRKQKEGSAAASQPKVRLRQEVVSTAGPRRGQRIAVPVRKLFAREKRPYGLGMVGRLTNRTYRKRIDSYVKRQIEDMDDHRPFFTYWLTFVHSLVTILAVCIYGIAPVGFSQHETVDSVLRNRGVYENVKYVQQENFWIGPSSEALIHLGAKFSPCMRQDPQVHSFIHAAREREKHSACCVRNDRSGCVQTSEEECSSTLAVWVKWPIHPSAPDFAGQKRQFGSVCHQDPRVCDEPSSEDPHEWPEDITKWPICTKNSAGNHTNHPHMDCVITGRPCCIGTKGRCEITSREYCDFMRGYFHEEATLCSQVHCMDDVCGLLPFLNPEVPDQFYRLWLSLFLHAGILHCLVSVCFQMTVLRDLEKLAGWHRIAIIYLLSGVTGNLASAIFLPYRAEVGPAGSQFGILACLFVELFQSWQILARPWRAFFKLLAVVLFLFTFGLLPWIDNFAHISGFISGLFLSFAFLPYISFGKFDLYRKRCQIIIFQVVFLGLLAGLVVLFYFYPVRCEWCEFLTCIPFTDKFCEKYELDAQLH
- the RHBDF1 gene encoding inactive rhomboid protein 1 isoform X3, which gives rise to MAFPGGPDRREGGRAGGDSVRAPSGPAVVAPPRHPADPWRTPAAAAAAACLTLPGTMSEARRDSTSSLQRKKPPWLKLDIPAAAPPAAEEPGFLQPLRRQAFLRSVSMPAEAVHVPSPHPEPRRPVLQRQTSITQTIRRGTADWFGVSKDSDSTQKWQRKSIRHCSQRYGKLKPQVIRELDLPSQDNVSLTSTETPPPLYVGPCQLGMQKIIDPLARGRAFRVADDAVDGLSAPHTPITPGAASLCSFSSSRSGFNRLPRRRKRESVAKMSFRAAAALVKGRSVRDGTLRRAQRRSFTPASFLEEDTADFPDELDTSFFAREGILHEELSTYPDEVFESPSEAALKDWEKAPEQADLTGGALDRSELERSHLMLPLERGWRKQKEGSAAASQPKVRLRQEVVSTAGPRRGQRIAVPVRKLFAREKRPYGLGMVGRLTNRTYRKRIDSYVKRQIEDMDDHRPFFTYWLTFVHSLVTILAVCIYGIAPVGFSQHETVDSVLRNRGVYENVKYVQQENFWIGPSSEALIHLGAKFSPCMRQDPQVHSFIHAAREREKHSACCVRNDRSGCVQTSEEECSSTLAVWVKWPIHPSAPDFAGQKRQFGSVCHQDPRVCDEPSSEDPHEWPEDITKWPICTKNSAGNHTNHPHMDCVITGRPCCIGTKGRCEITSREYCDFMRGYFHEEATLCSQVHCMDDVCGLLPFLNPEVPDQFYRLWLSLFLHAGILHCLVSVCFQMTVLRDLEKLAGWHRIAIIYLLSGVTGNLASAIFLPYRAEVGPAGSQFGILACLFVELFQSWQILARPWRAFFKLLAVVLFLFTFGLLPWIDNFAHISGFISGLFLSFAFLPYISFGKFDLYRKRCQIIIFQVVFLGLLAGLVVLFYFYPVRCEWCEFLTCIPFTDKFCEKYELDAQLH
- the RHBDF1 gene encoding inactive rhomboid protein 1 isoform X2; the encoded protein is MAFPGGPDRREGGRAGGDSVRAPSGPAVVAPPRHPADPWRTPAAAAAAACLTLPGTMSEARRDSTSSLQRKKPPWLKLDIPAAAPPAAEEPGFLQVGPDQQGLWVHTLSQCPHRDPMAQPLRRQAFLRSVSMPAEAVHVPSPHPEPRRPVLQRQTSITQTIRRGTADWFGVSKDSDSTQKWQRKSIRHCSQRYGKLKPQVIRELDLPSQDNVSLTSTETPPPLYVGPCQLGMQKIIDPLARGRAFRVADDAVDGLSAPHTPITPGAASLCSFSSSRSGFNRLPRRRKRESVAKMSFRAAAALVKGRSVRDGTLRRAQRRSFTPASFLEEDTADFPDELDTSFFAREGILHEELSTYPDEVFESPSEAALKDWEKAPEQADLTGGALDRSELERSHLMLPLERGWRKQKEGSAAASQPKVRLRQEVVSTAGPRRGQRIAVPVRKLFAREKRPYGLGMVGRLTNRTYRKRIDSYVKRQIEDMDDHRPFFTYWLTFVHSLVTILAVCIYGIAPVGFSQHETVDSVLRNRGVYENVKYVQQENFWIGPSSEALIHLGAKFSPCMRQDPQVHSFIHAAREREKHSACCVRNDRSGCVQTSEEECSSTLAVWVKWPIHPSAPDFAGQKRQFGSVCHQDPRVCDEPSSEDPHEWPEDITKWPICTKNSAGNHTNHPHMDCVITGRPCCIGTKGRCEITSREYCDFMRGYFHEEATLCSQVHCMDDVCGLLPFLNPEVPDQFYRLWLSLFLHAGILHCLVSVCFQMTVLRDLEKLAGWHRIAIIYLLSGVTGNLASAIFLPYRAEVGPAGSQFGILACLFVELFQSWQILARPWRAFFKLLAVVLFLFTFGLLPWIDNFAHISGFISGLFLSFAFLPYISFGKFDLYRKRCQIIIFQVVFLGLLAGLVVLFYFYPVRCEWCEFLTCIPFTDKFCEKYELDAQLH
- the RHBDF1 gene encoding inactive rhomboid protein 1 isoform X1, with amino-acid sequence MAFPGGPDRREGGRAGGDSVRAPSGPAVVAPPRHPADPWRTPAAAAAAACLTLPGTMSEARRDSTSSLQRKKPPWLKLDIPAAAPPAAEEPGFLQPLRRQAFLRSVSMPAEAVHVPSPHPEPRRPVLQRQTSITQTIRSSRQVRFGCVHTLPLLGPQACRALPQRQSLSWSLLRGTADWFGVSKDSDSTQKWQRKSIRHCSQRYGKLKPQVIRELDLPSQDNVSLTSTETPPPLYVGPCQLGMQKIIDPLARGRAFRVADDAVDGLSAPHTPITPGAASLCSFSSSRSGFNRLPRRRKRESVAKMSFRAAAALVKGRSVRDGTLRRAQRRSFTPASFLEEDTADFPDELDTSFFAREGILHEELSTYPDEVFESPSEAALKDWEKAPEQADLTGGALDRSELERSHLMLPLERGWRKQKEGSAAASQPKVRLRQEVVSTAGPRRGQRIAVPVRKLFAREKRPYGLGMVGRLTNRTYRKRIDSYVKRQIEDMDDHRPFFTYWLTFVHSLVTILAVCIYGIAPVGFSQHETVDSVLRNRGVYENVKYVQQENFWIGPSSEALIHLGAKFSPCMRQDPQVHSFIHAAREREKHSACCVRNDRSGCVQTSEEECSSTLAVWVKWPIHPSAPDFAGQKRQFGSVCHQDPRVCDEPSSEDPHEWPEDITKWPICTKNSAGNHTNHPHMDCVITGRPCCIGTKGRCEITSREYCDFMRGYFHEEATLCSQVHCMDDVCGLLPFLNPEVPDQFYRLWLSLFLHAGILHCLVSVCFQMTVLRDLEKLAGWHRIAIIYLLSGVTGNLASAIFLPYRAEVGPAGSQFGILACLFVELFQSWQILARPWRAFFKLLAVVLFLFTFGLLPWIDNFAHISGFISGLFLSFAFLPYISFGKFDLYRKRCQIIIFQVVFLGLLAGLVVLFYFYPVRCEWCEFLTCIPFTDKFCEKYELDAQLH